In the Candidatus Rhodoblastus alkanivorans genome, one interval contains:
- a CDS encoding transglutaminase-like domain-containing protein: protein MLIRAGFDIAFECPAQTPMLLQLNIHPSREADLVSPDVINSVPPLPMRSYLDLFGNRVTRLEAPPGLVTFSNRFVIHDSGQPDETPPDTGLTPISCLPDDVLLFLVSSRYCDSDKLADFAWSTFGTIAGGYRRVQAVCDFVHSKIRFSYADARPTRSASDSMQEGVGVCRDFAHLAIALCRCLNIPARYCTGYLGDIGVPPDISPMDFSGWAEVFLDGRWWTIDPRHNHPRIGRIVMGRGRDAADVPLSTAFGVANLVRFEILTDEQSPSRIP, encoded by the coding sequence ATGCTCATCCGGGCGGGATTTGACATCGCATTTGAATGTCCTGCGCAGACGCCGATGCTGCTTCAGCTCAACATCCATCCGTCGCGAGAAGCGGATCTGGTTTCGCCGGATGTCATCAATTCCGTTCCGCCTCTGCCGATGCGGTCCTATCTCGATCTTTTCGGCAATCGCGTAACACGTCTGGAAGCGCCGCCGGGCCTGGTCACCTTCAGCAACCGCTTCGTGATCCACGATTCCGGCCAGCCGGATGAAACGCCGCCCGACACGGGTTTGACGCCAATCTCCTGTCTTCCCGATGATGTGTTGCTGTTTCTGGTTTCGAGCCGCTATTGCGACAGCGACAAGCTTGCTGATTTCGCATGGTCGACGTTTGGAACAATAGCTGGCGGCTACAGGCGCGTTCAGGCTGTCTGCGACTTTGTTCATTCGAAAATCCGCTTCAGTTATGCCGACGCGCGCCCGACGCGTAGCGCCAGCGACTCGATGCAGGAAGGCGTCGGCGTTTGTCGCGACTTCGCCCATCTGGCCATCGCGCTTTGCCGCTGCCTGAACATTCCCGCGCGTTATTGCACAGGCTATCTTGGCGACATCGGCGTGCCGCCCGACATCAGCCCGATGGATTTCAGCGGCTGGGCCGAGGTCTTTCTAGATGGGCGGTGGTGGACCATAGATCCGCGACACAACCATCCGCGCATCGGCCGCATCGTCATGGGACGCGGCCGCGACGCCGCGGACGTCCCCTTATCGACAGCCTTCGGCGTCGCAAATCTCGTGCGCTTTGAGATTCTGACCGACGAGCAGT